The region AAATAACACCGAATGCCTATTGTTCTATTAGTATTTACCCCAGATATAGTCAGCCGTATGAATTTACTATGAATATATCAATGTATTAGTAGGTAGTCTCGTTTATATGCACGTTGGGGTAGTGTTTTCAGTATTGCCTCAACATTTGCGTTTTAAACGGATATCGCCCGATAGGATTCTGTTTCAATCTGTTATTCCTTTTTTCATTAAATATTGCCATCATCTCACTAAATAGGGTGTGTATGCAGAATGCGATCACCTGGCGTGTGTCGTTAACGCTTCTATCTGAAAATGCCAGAGCAACCTAATATGAGATGATATGCCATAGAGAGAAGAGCCGCAGATGAAAAAAGTATCGATTGTGGGATTGGGTTGGCTAGGGATGCCGTTGGCTCTGGCGCTGAATGGGCACGGCTACCACGTGGTGGGAACGAAAACCACGCCTGATGGTGTTGAAGCCGCGCGGATGAGCGGGATTGAATGCTATCAATTGGCTCTGACGCCTGAACTGGAATGTGACGCTGACGAGCTTGGCGCATTACTACAGGTTGACGTATTAATTGTGACGCTACCCGCCAGCCGAACGGCGGAAGGGGGCGAGGGGTATGCGCAAGCGGTACAGCAGTTGGTGAACATGTCCCGCGTGTATCATGTCCCGCGTATCATTTTTACCAGTTCAACCTCGGTCTATGGCGAGGGCCGCGGTGCAGTAAGAGAAACCTCTCCGCTACAGCCGACGACGGTAGCAGGGAAGACGCTGGTGTCCCTTGAACAGTGGTTGCAACATTTACCGGATATCTCCGTGGATATCTTGCGCCTTGCGGGACTGGTCGGTGGCGATCGCCACCCTGGACGTTTCCTGGCCGGAAAAATCAACCTGCCGCGCGGCAATCATGGTGTGAATCTGGTCCATCAGGAGGATGTGCTGTCGGCGATCCTATTGCTGCTTAAGCTACCGAACGGAGGGCATGTCTATAACCTGTGCGCGCCGGAACATCCTGCCAGACTGGACTTTTATCCTGAACAGGCACGCAGATTACAGGTATCTCCGCCGCAGTTTGCACCGGTGACCGATAGCTCGCAGGGTAGGATTGTTGATGGGCAGCGTATCTGTCATGAGCTTGGGTTTGACTATCAGTATCCTAATCCTTCAACGATGCCGCTGAATGAGTGTTTACCGCGTTAAGAACTCGCGTTGTGATGCGCCCGGATGCGCGAGGCTATCCGGGCGGGAGGCGTTAGAAGGATGTCCAGTCGCTTTCTGATGAAGGCGTTTTTTTGTCTGTCGTTGACACGCGTTTTGGCAACGCGTGGCGTGGCGTTGCAGGTGACGCGAGTGAGGCTGCGCGATTGTCGGATTGAGACACGCGGAAGTGCTCAAGTAATCTTTCTAACAGCACGGCCTGCTCTTCCAGCGAATTGGCGGAAATAGAGGATTCCATCACCAGCGAGGCGTTTTGCTGTGTAGTGGTGTCGAGCTCGCTGATAGCCTGCGCGATTTGCCCAATACCCCGGCTCTGTTCCTCAGAAGCGGATGAAATTTCCCCCATAATGTCGTTCACGCGG is a window of Pectobacterium punjabense DNA encoding:
- a CDS encoding SDR family oxidoreductase → MKKVSIVGLGWLGMPLALALNGHGYHVVGTKTTPDGVEAARMSGIECYQLALTPELECDADELGALLQVDVLIVTLPASRTAEGGEGYAQAVQQLVNMSRVYHVPRIIFTSSTSVYGEGRGAVRETSPLQPTTVAGKTLVSLEQWLQHLPDISVDILRLAGLVGGDRHPGRFLAGKINLPRGNHGVNLVHQEDVLSAILLLLKLPNGGHVYNLCAPEHPARLDFYPEQARRLQVSPPQFAPVTDSSQGRIVDGQRICHELGFDYQYPNPSTMPLNECLPR